The following coding sequences are from one Kwoniella bestiolae CBS 10118 chromosome 2, complete sequence window:
- a CDS encoding argininosuccinate lyase produces MSSEQDFTKRKLWGGRFTGSTDPLMHEFNQSLKYDKRMYAADVKGSIAFSKALLKAGIVNEHEQKEIERGLKTVEGEWAEGKFAVQADDEDIHTANERRLSEIIGKDIGGKLHTGRSRNDQVATDMRIWLMEESTQVEQYLKDLLNVMVSRAEKEVDAIMPGYTHLQRAQPVRWSHLLLSHAQSFLSDLDRLRQLQPRISVLPLGSAALAGNPYSLDRELLRKELGFKSIGENSMHAVADRDFIVEWLQWASLLQIHMSRMAEDLIIYSSAEFGFVQLSDAYSTGSSIMPQKKNPDSLELLRGKAGRTFGQMAGFMMSLKGVPSTYNKDLQEDKEPLFDAVDTISAALRIAEGVIATLTINPAKMAQALTMDMLATDIADYLVRKGVPFRETHHISGRSVALAEQNKIQISDLTMEQWKDLSPHFTDDVMDVFDFENSVEKRNAIGGPARGMIKRQVDVARERIGK; encoded by the exons ATGTCTTCCGAACAAGATTTCACAAAGAGGAAATTATGGGG TGGTCGATTCACAGGATCAACCGACCCATT GATGCACGAGTTCAACCAATCCCTCAAATATGATAAACGAATGTACGCTGCCGATGTCAAGGGATCAATTGCATTTTCTAAAGCATTGTTGAAAGCTGGTATTGTCAATGAACATGAacagaaggagattgagaggggTTTGAAGACTGTTGAAGGCGAATGGGCCGAGGGAAAG TTCGCCGTCCAAGCTGACGACGAAGACATCCACACCGCCAACGAACGACGGTTATCTGAAATCATCGGTAAAGACATTGGAGGTAAATTGCATACCGGTAGAAGTAGGAACGACCAAGTAGCCACCGACATGAGGATTTGGCTT ATGGAAGAATCCACCCAAGTGGAGCAATACCTCAAAGACCTCCTAAACGTCATGGTCTCCCGAGCTGAAAAAGAAGTCGACGCCATAATGCCAGGATACACCCATCTCCAAAGAGCCCAACCTGTCCGATGGTCCCATCTCCTCTTATCTCACGCTCAATCCTTCTTATCCGATTTAGACAGGTTGAGACAACTCCAACCTCGAATCTCCGTCTTACCACTCGGTTCCGCCGCCCTTGCTGGTAACCCATACTCCCTTGATCGAGAATTGCTTAGGAAGGAATTGGGCTTCAAATCGATTGGGGAGAATTCGATGCATGCTGTAGCGGATAGGGATTTCATTGTGGAGTGGTTACAATGGGCTAGTCTGTTGCAGATCCATATGTCGAGGATGGCGGAGGATCTGATCATCTACTCGTCAGCTGAATTTGGGTTTGTGCAATTGAGTGATGCTTATTC CACCGGCTCCTCTATCATGCCCCAAAAGAAAAATCCCGATTCCCTCGAACTCCTCCGAGGTAAAGCAGGAAGAACGTTCGGTCAAATGGCTGGATTCATGATGTCCCTTAAAGGTGTACCATCGACTTACAACAAGGATCTCCAAGAGGACAAAGAACCATTGTTCGATGCTGTTGATACTATCTCTGCGGCACTTAGGATCGCCGAGGGGGTGATTGCTACTttgact ATCAACCCCGCCAAGATGGCGCAAGCCCTAACAATGGACATGCTAGCAACGGACATAGCAGACTACCTCGTCCGTAAAGGCGTCCCCTTCCGAGAGACCCACCATATCTCCGGACGATCGGTCGCTCTCGCCGAACAGAACAAAATTCAAATTTCAGATCTGACGATGGAACAGTGGAAAGATCTCAGTCCGCATTTCACGGACGACGTGATGGACGTCTTTGATTTTGAGAATTCCGTGGAGAAACGGAATGCCATTGGGGGGCCGGCTAGGGGGATGATTAAGAGGCAGGTTGATGTTGCTAGGGAGAGGATTGGGAAGTAG
- a CDS encoding amino-acid acetyltransferase, mitochondrial, giving the protein MKAPIQSIFSPVRNHALAGLRRKGKFSPRLIQNRYIHDNQALTDIAAEDNDFILSILQASPSVRDSRSYLSSFAPPPSPPVPNDIPPTADQQQQPKEENHLVNSLLNPILRRPALVKIQGPFTDAQLDSICRGMAHLQKLGLVSVIVVDRDDLPSVEPKDKFESQRQRAIVRHEVERVVQFLSRHRAVARPIFFTVARIHQTKDGENEKDKDKEKVVVEEEGLDHVRRAVQEGEIPVLLPVALDESCKSTRIQSNKVLMALAKAMTNSQPTSTSSPTVNSNYDLTPLRLLIINKEGGIPSYARQGLPHLSINLSSEYTYINRTFQPGWRETHPTALANLSLANGCLEYMPKESSALIVSHRSPSSMIANLITNKPKHSASLPHSLLQGITRDTPTIIRKGLPVRVLRSMEEVNIPKLTHLLETSFKRTLNQEQFYGRLKTDLDFVIVVGDYAGAAIVTLEGKEQTDKEPICYLDKFAVNPKHQGDGTVDFLWVALRDETYGLGLLDASNPSIGSLRGVGTGKDLVWRSRADNPINKWYFERSNGFKTTNDGKWKVFWCDAEQRLKALWREREFGGGRLVKVVEEEEKRRVEWWEERIGGIPSAWK; this is encoded by the exons ATGAAAGCACCTATACAAAGCATCTTCTCACCGGTGAGAAACCATGCTCTGGCTGGTTtaaggaggaaagggaaattTTCACCTCGGCTGATA CAGAATAGGTACATACATGATAAtcaagctctcaccgacataGCAGCAGAGGATAAC gacttcatcctctcaaTCCTCCAAGCCTCGCCCTCAGTCCGAGATTCCCGTTCCTACCTATCCTCCTtcgctcctcccccctcccctccgGTACCTAACGACATACCACCCACCGCAGACCAGCAGCAACAACCGAAAGAAGAGAACCACCTTGTCAATTCCCTCTTGAACCCCATCCTCAGACGACCTGCTCTCGTTAAGATCCAGGGACCCTTCACGGACGCACAACTAGATTCAATATGTAGGGGTATGGCGCACCTCCAGAAGCTGGGGTTGGTCAGTGTGATAGTAGTTGACAGAGATGACTTGCCGTCTGTAGAGCCAAAGGATAAATTCGAGTCGCAAAGGCAGAGAGCGATTGTGCGACACGAGGTAGAGAGGGTCGTTCAATTCTTATCTAGACATAGGGCTGTCGCTAGACCCATATTCTTCACTGTGGCTAGGATCCATCAAACGAAGGACGGAGAAAAtgagaaggacaaggacaaggagaaagtggtagttgaagaagaagggttagATCACGTCAGAAGAGCAGTCCAGGAAGGTGAAATACCTGTATTACTGCCTGTAGCATTGGACGAGAGCTGTAAATCAACCAGAATACAAAGTAATAAAGTCCTCATGGCATTGGCAAAGGCAATGACCAATTCCCAaccaacttcaacttcatcccCAACGGTCAATTCGAACTACGATCTAACTCCACTCAGGTTATTGATAATCAACAAAGAAGGTGGTATACCCTCCTATGCTCGACAGGGTCTACCCCATCTCTCTATCAACTTATCTTCggaatatacatatatcaaccGGACCTTCCAACCTGGGTGGAGGGAGACTCATCCAACTGCCTTGGCAAATCTCAGTTTAGCAAATGGATGTTTGGAATACATGCCCAAGGAATCCTCTGCGTTGATCGTATCTCAcagatcaccttcctcaatgATAGCCAATCTCATAACCAATAAACCTAAACATTCTGCCTCCCTTCCCCACTCATTACTCCAAGGTATAACCCGCGATACACCTACGATCATCCGAAAAGGTCTCCCAGTGAGGGTACTTCGCTCAATGGAAGAAGTCAATATACCCAAACTTACCCATCTGCTCGAAACAAGCTTCAAACGAACTCTCAACCAAGAACAGTTTTATGGAAGGTTAAAGACTGATCTGGATTTCGTAATTGTCGTAGGGGACTATGCGGGCGCAGCAATAGTAACCCTAGAAGGGAAGGAACAAACCGATAAAGAACCGATATGCTATCTAGACAAATTCGCTGTCAACCCCAAACATCAGGGAGACGGGACAGTAGATTTCCTATGGGTCGCCCTTCGAGACGAAACGTATGGTCTCGGTTTATTGGATGCGTCTAATCCGTCTATCGGGTCTTTGAGAGGTGTAGGAACGGGTAAAGATCTAGTATGGCGAAGTAGGGCTGATAATCCCATTAACAAGTGGTATTTTGAACGAAGTAATGGGTTCAAGACGACGAATGATGGGAAATGGAAGGTGTTTTGGTGTGATGCCGAGCAGCGCTTGAAGGCGTTATGGCGCGAGAGGGAgtttggaggtgggagacTAGTTAAGGttgtggaggaggaggagaagaggagggtcgagtggtgggaggagaggatcgGGGGGATACCTAGTGCTTGGAAGTGA
- a CDS encoding ubiquitin-like protein-NEDD8-like protein RUB3, with protein MIVKVKTLTGKEVDIDVQPDMTINKVKERVEEKAGIPPVQQRLIFGGKAMADDKAISDYKINAGAVIHLVLALRGGR; from the exons ATGATCGTTAAAGTAAAG ACACTTACTGGGAAGGAA GTGGATATCGATGTACAGCCCGATATGACC ATCAACAAAGTGAAAGAGCGAGTAGAAGAGAAAGCAGGTATCCCGCCTGTACAACAACGTCTGATCTTCGGTGGAAAAGCTAT GGCCGACGATAAAGCCATCTCAGATTACAAGATCAACGCCGGAGCTGTCATCCACCTGGTACTCGCCTTGAGAGGTGGTCGATGA